The genomic segment ACGACATTGATCGGCGTGCCGACCGCTTCGCCTCTGCTGGTTCCGGCAAAGAGCAGCCCCACCGGGTTATTGGACGAATTGTTGGTGACTGCCAACGAACCGGAATCGCCGGACTTGATGACACCGCGCGAAGTCATGAACTGACCTATGAACCTCGCCGTGCCATGGGAATACCCCACGCTTATGGTCACGTTAATGGCGGTTATGGTGCCAGTAGTCAGCGAACTGGTCCGGCCGACTTTCTTGATCGCCAGCCCTACTGACGGCGAGACGGTGGTTGAACTGGGATAGCCATAGAAGCCTGCCAGCGTGGCGCAGGTCACATCGGTAGTGGAGAACTGCGCGATAGCCGCATCCATCGTGTTGTTGGCGCTGGCACTGAAGGTAATGGGATAGAAATCGGACAGATCAGCCACTTTGTCATTGGCGATATTAGCACACAGCGGCTTTGCGTCATATCGGCCCGGCTGATGGATATCCTCGCCGATCGCTGCCTGATTCTCTCTGGCTAGCACGTGATTGTTACTCAGAATATACTTTTGACCGCTCTTCACGACCACACACCCGATAGTGCCCGCGGCACATTCGTTGTTATTGCCGACTGATACGCCAATCGGAACCGGACGATACCGCTTGGTCAGCGCCATTGCATAGAATGGACCGGTTTCCTCTACTGAAACCGGGATACCATCAATGACCGGAGCGATCTTACCGGCTGAGGCGACCGTACCCGATGTGTACACTTTGATACAGAGGTTTCCGTTCTCATCGACACCGGTACCGGTACCAACCACGCCGTCGATATTCATCAGCATGTCAGTATTACGGTCCTGGATACCCATGACCTTTGAGACCGCCTCAGGATTGGTGGCGGCTATGTCGGTGATGTTGTTGGCGGTCGGAGTCTGATTGTTGTTGCAGCCGACCCAGTACAGGGCGGTGACCAGAAGGATCGCGGACACCAATGCGATCAGACCAAAGCGCGTCTTCCTCATGATGCTCTTCCTCCAAAGGGTTTTTGAGGTATTACTATCATTCGTGAAAATGACTACCGACTTCGTTCGGGGGATAATCGAACAGCGTCGGCAATTCGCGGCTCCTTAACCTGCTGATACAGGGGGACGCCGTCCGGTCCATGAGGACCTTACCAACAATATTTCTCCGCGCACCTCCTTTCCCGCGACCTCTTACCTTTGCCTCTGGCACCTGAGCTGGTGTATTGCCTACTGGCACGCCAGCCAACAGCACCTAATACAATGGAAATAAGCAGGGATCTTACCCCGTCTTGCACTCACGATGTTAATTATGACAACCCCCGGTGCGGCTGCCCGGGGACCCTGCTGAATGCCGCTGGCAGCCTCTCGCCCGCGTGGCGGGCTTCAAAGGCAAACCAAACCTGTCACGGCTGCAGCTACCGTGAAGGATAAGCTAACGCTCATCTCCGAAGATACAAGAAGAATTTTATGCCACGTGCCACATGGACCGTGAACCACCCGTCAACAAGGGGACCCTGTCTAAATCGGCTGACTGCCACCATCTGAGACGCTACACTTTATGGCGCAGGGCGGTAGCAATCGCGCGCCTACGTGCAGGTCAGAGAATCAGGAGAAATAGGTTTGACGGTTGGTGTTCTTAAAGATTGTGCGGAAGGGGGGACTTGAACCCCCACGGATTGCTCCACTACCCCCTCAAGATAGCGTGTCTACCAATTCCACCACTTCCGCATCGATTCAAAAGGCAGAACTATTCGTTGTCCTGCCCAAAACGAACGTAGCCGGTCACACCCTCACGTAAGGCGGTGTGCCAACTCAGTAATCTACTTGCCGGTGTCGCCGGTATTGAACGGCGACGCCTCGCCCGGGGTGACCTGCTGAGTCCCTTCCTGACCGGGCGTGGTCGGTTGAGCCTGCTGTTGCTGCTGCATCTGACGCTGCATCTCCTCTTGCGCCTGACGAGTCACTGCGGACTCACCGGTTGCCGCCGGGGCACCAGTAGTACTAGATCGGGTCTGGCCGGACATGAACGCCAGCGCCCCGCAGTTGAACATGAACAAAATTGCCAGCACCGTAGTGGCTTTGGACAAGAAAGTCGCGGCGCCACGACCGCCGAATACGGCGCTCGACAGCCCGCCGCCAAAAGCAGAACCGGCCAGCCCCTCGCCTTTACTGGATTGCATTAGCACGACCAGAATGAGCGCCAGACAGACCAGCACATGAAAGATCACCCATGCAACAAACAACGAATATACCTCCGCTTAACACGCGTTAATAATCGCACCAAACTCCTCGGCCACCAGGGACGCTCCTCCTACGAGAGCACCATCGATATTCGGCTGCGACAACAGCCCCTTGGCGTTGTCCGCCTTCACCGAACCACCGTACAGGATCGGAAATTCCGAGGCCGACCGCTGGTCGATCCCGGATACCATATCTCGGACGAACCTGTGTATGGCTTCCGCCATGTCGGGCGTTGCCGTCCTACCCGTCCCGATTGCCCAGACCGGTTCGTAGGCGATGACGATCTTTTTCAAATCGTCCGGCCCGAATCCAGCCAGGACACCGCGTACCTGAGTTCCGACCACGTTTTCGGTTTGACCGGCCTCCCTCTGGGTCAGCGTCTCACCGACACAGATGATGGGTGTAAGACCGGCTGCCAAAGCGGCTTTCGCCTTGGCGTTAATCAGTTGGTCGGTTTCACCGTGATACCGCCGGCGTTCCGAGTGGCCCAAAATAACGTACGTCGCCCCGAGCGTCAAGAGCATGGCGGCTGAAATATCCCCTGTGTACGCTCCTTTCTGATGCTGCGACATGTCCTGGGCGCCGAGCGCTATCCGGCTGTTGCGTAATAGATTGGCCGCTGTACCGAGTGACGTGAACGGCGGGCAGACCACCACGGTGACACTGTCACGCGCCGATGGCCTTGACAAGAGGGCCTTTATCAGTACTTCCGTCTCGGCAACTGTGCCGTTCATTTTCCAGTTACCGGCGATCACTTTCCGGCGCATCTCAGACCGCTTCAACCTTGACGGCATCAGTTAACGCCGCCACTCCGGGCAGGAGTTTCCCTTCAAGAAACTCCAGCGATGCCCCGCCGCCGGTAGAGATATGAGTCAGTCGGTCGTCCAACCCGGCCTGACTGACCGCCGCTGCCGAATCCCCGCCGCCCACCACCGTTACCGCGCCCCGCATGGTCAGGTCGGCCAGCAACTTAGCAACTGCCAGTGTTCCCCGCGCAAATGGCTTGTGCTCGAACACCCCCATCGGGCCATTCCAGACGATAGTCTTTGCATCAGCCAACGCATCCGAGAATGTTTTGATCGATGCCGGTCCGATATCCAGCCCTTTCATGCCGTCCGGGATCTTCTCGATCGGTACAACTTTGGTCTGTGCTGAATCGGAAATCTCGGAGGCAATCACGGCATCTGACGGAAACAGCAGTTTCATTCTTGAACCTTGGGCTTTGGCTATGATCTCTCGCGCCAGTTCCACCTTGTCGTCTTCGAGCAGTGAGTCACCGATGGAGTATCCCATCGCCTTGGCGAACGTGAACACCATGCCGCCGCCTATTACCAGCAGATCAACTTTCGGCATTAGCTGCTGGATGACATCGATCTTGCCGGAAATCTTGGCCCCTCCGAGAATAGCGGCAAACGGCCGCTTGGGATTGTTCAAGGCGTTGCCGAGATACCGCAGCTCCTTTTCCATCAGGAACCCGGCGACCGACTGCTTGAAGAACTGCGTCACCCCTTCGGTCGACGCGTGTGCCCGATGCGCTGAGCCGAATGCATCGTTGACATAAATATCCGCAAGCTCGGCCAGTTTGCGGGCGAACTCCGGGTCGTTCTTTTCCTCTTCCTTGTGGAAGCGGAGATTCTCCAGAAGCAGGCACTCGCCGTTCTTGAGTTTGTTAGCACCATTAGTTGCTTGCGGGCCAATGCAGTCCTCTGCAAACGATACCTGCGATCCGAGGAGTTCCGACAGCCGTTTCGCCACCGGTCGCAGTGAGAATTCAGGCGTGGTGCCTTTTGGTCGGCCGAGATGTGAGCAGGCAATCACGCGGCCGCCGTCCCCCAGAATCTTCTTGAGTGTCGGCAGCGCCTCCCGAATCCGACGGTCGTCGGTGATGCATTGTTTGTCGTCGAGCGGTACGTTGAAATCGACACGTACGAGCACTTTCTGGCCGCGGAAATTGACATCGGCCACGGTTACTTTATTCATGGACCCTTCTCCTTCCGACCTGATCACATCATGCGCATCATGTCGACCATGCGACAGGAAAACGCCCATTCATTGTCGTACCAGCCGAATACTTTCACCAGGTTGCCATGCACGGCCGTAAGTGCCGAATCGAACACCGAGCCGTGGGGATTGCCTATAATATCGGTGGACACGATCGGCTCATCACAATACTCCAGCGTGCGGGAAAGCGGCTCTGAAGAGGCAGCCTTCTTGAATGCGGCGTTGATCTGCTCGACCGTTGCCTCTTTCTCCAGGATCACTGCCAGATCCACGAGCGACGCATCCGGAGTAGGCACGCGGATCGCTATCCCGTCGAGTTTTCCCTTCATGACGGGGATAACCTCGGCGATCGCCTTCGCCGCACCGGTTGTGGTCGGTACCATCGAGAGCGAGGCCGACCGTGCCCGCCGAAGGTCCTTATGTGGTGCGTCCATCAGTCGCTGGTCGGCCGTGAACGAGTGAATAGTGGTCATGAACCCCTTGACGATACCGAAATTGTCGAGAAGTACCTTAGCCATCGGCGCGAGACAGTTGGTGGTGCACGAACCTATCGAAATGACATGATGCTTGGTCTTGTCGTACTGGTGGGAATTGACCCCCAGTACGAACGTGCCGTCGTGCCCTTTGGCGGGCGCTGAAATAAGCACCTTGCGGGCACCGGCGGTGAGATGTTTGGAAGCATCCTCTTTGGTGGTGAATTTCCCAGTGCATTCTAGCACGACATCGGCGCCAAGCTGCTTCCAGGGGAGCTTGGCCGGGTCTTTTTCAGCCATCACCGGAATCTTCTTGCCTTCCACCACGATCTTATCACCGTCGACCGCCACTTCAGCCGGATACCGTCCGTGGATGGAATCGTATTTGAGAAGGTGCGCCAGTGTTTTGGCATCGGTGATGTCGTTAAGACCGACTACTTCCATGTCGGTCCCACGGGCCGCTTTCAGCACCAGCCGGCCGATTCGTCCGAATCCGTTGATACCAACTTTCATTATGTCTCCTGTTACATTATACCCGACGGATGATCATCTGCGAGTTGTGAACGGCAGCACGTACTTGATACCGACAGTGACGGTGAGCGCGTCATAGTTGCGCACCGAAATGAGGTCTTTCGAAAAATGGATGGGCATATACGCCACGTTGGCGTCAAGAGCGATATTGTGCGCCACCGAACAGTCCACGCCGCCGCCAAGAACGAAATTGAGATCGGTCTGTGATTCGCCGACAAAGGTCACGAACGGGTCAACCGAACTTGTGAACTGGATGCTGTTCCGCCCGTGATAAATGCCACCACCCCCCATGACATAGGGCTGGAACCGGTTGCTGATGCCAGCCAGCGGATACAGTTTGGCGCGGAGTTGAATGGGATAAACGATCAGATTGCCGAATATTGACTGCCCGTTGTCGTTGATGCTCACGTCACCACGGTTGACGATACCGGCGGCCAGTTCGACCATGAGAGCGGGAACCAGCCGATAGCCGAAATACCCCTCGAAATAGAAACTTCCTTCCTTGACATCGGTCTCATAGTAGGAACCATCGAGCGTATCGGCCTTAAGCGGCTTGCTTCCCATGTTGGACCAGACGCCGAGCCTGAGTCCCACCTGATGGCGATGGCTGAAACCGGCATAGTCGCCGGCGGGTTTGTCAGCGGCGAATGCGCCGCACGCCACCACCGTCGCCAGAAGGCACAACACGCACGCTCTAACCAAAAAATACCTCGGCCGCTTCGTACAGGTTCTTGTCCACGAGTTTCACGTGCTTGATAACATCGACCAGCGGCACCGTTTCCAGGTGCGTCCCCTTTAGTGCCGCCATCTTGCCGAACTCCCCGTTGTGAACCATATCGACGGCGAATATTCCATATCGTGTGGACAACACCCGGTCGAACGCGCTGGGGTTGCCGCCTCTCTGAATATGTCCCAGCCGCACCGACCGACAATCGAAACCGGTCTTGCGGCGAATGGTATCGGTCACCTTGTCGGCCACGCCGCCGAGCGGGATATGCCCGAATTCATCCGGTCCAACGTCGAGCCGCACCGGCTTGGCTTCACCCGATTCGCTCTTGAGCCGGGTCCCTTCCGCCACCACCACGAGCGAAAACTCTTTTCCGCGCTGGTGGCGTTCGGTAATGGCAGTCACCACTCGTTCGAGGTCCACCGGAAACTCCGGGATCAGGATCATCGTCGCGCCACCGGCAATACCGGACTCAAGCGCGATCCACCCGGCATCACGTCCCATCACCTCGACCACGAACACCCGATTGTGCGATTCCGCGGTGGTCCGTATCCGATCAATTGCTTCGGTGGCGACATTCACCGCCGTATCAAAACCAAAGGTGCGGTCGGTTCCCCAGACGTTATTGTCAATCGTTTTGGGAACGCCGATAACCTTTATTCCTTCCTGATGCAACTTGCCGGCCACACCCAGGGTGTCGACTCCGCCAATGACTATAAGCGCCTCAAGTTTGTGATCGGTCATGTTCTTCTTGACATCACCCACCCCGTTCGGATGACTGTAGGGGTTGGTGCGCGAAGTCTTCAGGATAGTTCCCCCCATATAGAGTATATCGGCAACATCGTCGGGTGTTATAGGTTTGATCTCCCCTTCGCCCAGAAGTCCGCGCCACCCCTCGTAGACACCATAGAAGTGAAAGCCGTAGCGGGAGGTTCCCTTTTGGACGATGGCCCTGATTACGGCATTGAGACCGGGGCAATCTCCGCCGCCGGTTAGTACGCCAATATTCATAACTGCAGCCTTTCGATCAACGCGAGCACATGTTGACAAGTAACCGGACGACCTGAGTGATGTCAAGATTTTATGGGTATACAAGCGCGTCGCACGAGCATGCGGGCCGTGCGCGGATCTGTTGGCGCTCCGATCTCAGGGTGCGGCGGGGCCGGCAGGATAGAACGTGATCTGGCTGCGTCGATAGTCAAACAGCACCTTGTAGCTCTCCAATACCATGTTGCCGATATTGCCTGCCAGCTCCGATGAACCGGCCAGACCCTGCGACAACCCGGGCAGCATGACGCGCAGCGAATCAAGGTAGAGCGGACCCATATCAAAGGATCGCGCCACTCCCGTGCGTCCGTCCACCGCGCCGCCAACACCACCCAG from the Candidatus Zixiibacteriota bacterium genome contains:
- the secG gene encoding preprotein translocase subunit SecG; protein product: MFVAWVIFHVLVCLALILVVLMQSSKGEGLAGSAFGGGLSSAVFGGRGAATFLSKATTVLAILFMFNCGALAFMSGQTRSSTTGAPAATGESAVTRQAQEEMQRQMQQQQQAQPTTPGQEGTQQVTPGEASPFNTGDTGK
- the tpiA gene encoding triose-phosphate isomerase — translated: MRRKVIAGNWKMNGTVAETEVLIKALLSRPSARDSVTVVVCPPFTSLGTAANLLRNSRIALGAQDMSQHQKGAYTGDISAAMLLTLGATYVILGHSERRRYHGETDQLINAKAKAALAAGLTPIICVGETLTQREAGQTENVVGTQVRGVLAGFGPDDLKKIVIAYEPVWAIGTGRTATPDMAEAIHRFVRDMVSGIDQRSASEFPILYGGSVKADNAKGLLSQPNIDGALVGGASLVAEEFGAIINAC
- a CDS encoding phosphoglycerate kinase, which codes for MNKVTVADVNFRGQKVLVRVDFNVPLDDKQCITDDRRIREALPTLKKILGDGGRVIACSHLGRPKGTTPEFSLRPVAKRLSELLGSQVSFAEDCIGPQATNGANKLKNGECLLLENLRFHKEEEKNDPEFARKLAELADIYVNDAFGSAHRAHASTEGVTQFFKQSVAGFLMEKELRYLGNALNNPKRPFAAILGGAKISGKIDVIQQLMPKVDLLVIGGGMVFTFAKAMGYSIGDSLLEDDKVELAREIIAKAQGSRMKLLFPSDAVIASEISDSAQTKVVPIEKIPDGMKGLDIGPASIKTFSDALADAKTIVWNGPMGVFEHKPFARGTLAVAKLLADLTMRGAVTVVGGGDSAAAVSQAGLDDRLTHISTGGGASLEFLEGKLLPGVAALTDAVKVEAV
- the gap gene encoding type I glyceraldehyde-3-phosphate dehydrogenase; this translates as MKVGINGFGRIGRLVLKAARGTDMEVVGLNDITDAKTLAHLLKYDSIHGRYPAEVAVDGDKIVVEGKKIPVMAEKDPAKLPWKQLGADVVLECTGKFTTKEDASKHLTAGARKVLISAPAKGHDGTFVLGVNSHQYDKTKHHVISIGSCTTNCLAPMAKVLLDNFGIVKGFMTTIHSFTADQRLMDAPHKDLRRARSASLSMVPTTTGAAKAIAEVIPVMKGKLDGIAIRVPTPDASLVDLAVILEKEATVEQINAAFKKAASSEPLSRTLEYCDEPIVSTDIIGNPHGSVFDSALTAVHGNLVKVFGWYDNEWAFSCRMVDMMRMM
- a CDS encoding OmpW family outer membrane protein; translated protein: MLCLLATVVACGAFAADKPAGDYAGFSHRHQVGLRLGVWSNMGSKPLKADTLDGSYYETDVKEGSFYFEGYFGYRLVPALMVELAAGIVNRGDVSINDNGQSIFGNLIVYPIQLRAKLYPLAGISNRFQPYVMGGGGIYHGRNSIQFTSSVDPFVTFVGESQTDLNFVLGGGVDCSVAHNIALDANVAYMPIHFSKDLISVRNYDALTVTVGIKYVLPFTTRR
- a CDS encoding ATP-dependent 6-phosphofructokinase is translated as MNIGVLTGGGDCPGLNAVIRAIVQKGTSRYGFHFYGVYEGWRGLLGEGEIKPITPDDVADILYMGGTILKTSRTNPYSHPNGVGDVKKNMTDHKLEALIVIGGVDTLGVAGKLHQEGIKVIGVPKTIDNNVWGTDRTFGFDTAVNVATEAIDRIRTTAESHNRVFVVEVMGRDAGWIALESGIAGGATMILIPEFPVDLERVVTAITERHQRGKEFSLVVVAEGTRLKSESGEAKPVRLDVGPDEFGHIPLGGVADKVTDTIRRKTGFDCRSVRLGHIQRGGNPSAFDRVLSTRYGIFAVDMVHNGEFGKMAALKGTHLETVPLVDVIKHVKLVDKNLYEAAEVFFG